One region of Vallitalea okinawensis genomic DNA includes:
- a CDS encoding putative quinol monooxygenase, whose amino-acid sequence MVTVIAKSYLTEENRVQLLEMAKELVEITVKQSGCIRYDAYLDENDPNVMIMVEEWESKEALNNHTTSEYYHKIVTKSAKYITQMPEVHVCNKVL is encoded by the coding sequence ATGGTAACAGTTATTGCGAAATCATATCTAACAGAGGAAAATAGAGTGCAACTATTAGAAATGGCGAAAGAGTTAGTGGAGATTACTGTAAAGCAAAGTGGTTGTATCAGATATGATGCATACTTAGATGAGAATGATCCAAATGTAATGATTATGGTTGAAGAATGGGAATCAAAAGAGGCCTTAAATAATCATACTACCTCAGAATACTACCATAAGATTGTTACGAAATCAGCTAAATATATAACTCAAATGCCTGAAGTACATGTCTGTAATAAAGTACTCTAA
- a CDS encoding winged helix-turn-helix transcriptional regulator — translation MPHNNKEYSCSIDLTIDLISGKWSMWVLYVLQNEGTIRFGELRKRVKGITEKMLIQQLKKYESFDIVHRKVYNQVPPKVEYSLTEYGNKLMPIIDLLFQWGDEFMESHEDLVVVKDPIKFKDLVEYSNK, via the coding sequence ATGCCGCATAATAATAAGGAATATTCATGCTCCATCGATCTCACAATTGATTTAATAAGTGGTAAATGGAGTATGTGGGTATTATATGTTTTACAGAACGAAGGTACTATACGTTTTGGAGAACTCAGAAAAAGAGTAAAAGGTATTACTGAAAAAATGTTGATTCAACAACTTAAAAAATATGAATCTTTTGATATCGTCCATAGAAAAGTATATAATCAAGTACCACCTAAAGTAGAGTATTCATTAACCGAATATGGTAACAAGCTCATGCCTATTATCGATTTATTATTTCAGTGGGGAGATGAATTTATGGAATCTCATGAAGACCTCGTTGTTGTTAAAGATCCAATAAAATTTAAAGATCTAGTTGAATATAGTAATAAATAG